A region of the Cannabis sativa cultivar Pink pepper isolate KNU-18-1 chromosome 3, ASM2916894v1, whole genome shotgun sequence genome:
taattgtgaagcTAATAACCCATAAGAAAAACTGAAAGAAGATCATAACAAACTAATTGCAAAACGAACACACAATTCAAATATAACAAAAAGGTcaggtcaagccaaagactgtACAAAACATAAGGAAAGCCATATAAACTAATTGACACTATTCACTAAAACATTTGCAGtagattttaaatataatattctcAAAATCCCATACTTATACAGGTGAAAAATTTATTGCATTCACAAAATCAGGTTTTTTTTCACTAAAAACAACAAAGTTTTAAGTAACTAGAAACCAATAACTAAGAAACTATAGCAGCTGCAACTATAAAGATGGACTATGACAAAGGTCTTGCAGTATGGTAGACATAATACAAGCAACCCCATAATAAAAATGAAAGATGACCAATCCTGTCTGAAATAGTAGGAGTTAGTAAATGATACAATTGCCATTAGAAGGCCAACAAGGATTATATTTTACCTTCCCTTTTCAGAAGAATCCAAATTTAAtgcttaatttatatatatatatatgtaccatTAGCATGCACCCAACAGGCATGCAGTCAAACAATTCAAAATATGTTTATGTCgcataaaactaataaaaacatACCTCCATCTCAATTATGTGTCCAATCATTGACTCTGAAGGCTCTAGGCCTTCTCGCAAAAAGTTACCTATAACTTCATCCATGTGCTTTCTCAAAATAGGGAATCGTTGCAACTCATTTACTAAGCAACGATGACTAATCTGGAAAAAAGATTGTTAGTTGAGAGTCAAACCAAAGATGTACAGAAGTACAGACTACAGAGACATTTGGGTGGGAGTAGATAACCTTCATCAACTCATCAAATATGAACCTGGCACACTGAAGGCTTGGATCTAATAAACGAGCAATTTGCCTCCTAATCAGTACTTCAAAAGGAACCTAGAAGAAGGCAACAttaacaaaattttcaaaacccaactAATATCTTAATTTAGAGGAAggcaaagaaaataaaagagattTTAAATTACTAAAGAAGTACAAACAGAAGAGGGACAAAAAGAAGACATACTTCTGGTACAAACAATGCAGATTTGGGGCCAGTTGCATTTTGAATGGCAGTCCGAATGTCATCATCAGTCAAATCCTCACATGGATCCACCTCCTGCAAAAAAGGGCAAATCATGTCAAGAAAATTTGTCATTTGCACATCAGTTTTATACACCCAACAAATTAAAAACCAGAATCCTAGAGTTGTTTTGTTCTGTAAAGCACATGTATTATAAGCAAAGGTAACTAGGTCCTAGCATTAGTTATTCTGCTGAAAGCCCACAAATGAAAGCTCCATGTTGGAACCTCTGATTACGTTTAAAAGTTGTTTAAATAATATCTAGTAAAATAAATACTGTATACAAAAAATTGTTCTAGAAACCCTGTATGATGAACTGCACCATACAATAATGGAAATAAAATCCAATAGAATGCAATCAATTCAACAAACAGTATAATTGTGCAGGAATTGTAGAGTATACTAACCTCTAAACTTCTAACAAATATTGACTGAAAAATATAATGAATTCTTGCTCCACCTGACAGCTCAGATGTTGACATTTCCTCATTTTTACCTTCCACCATTGAAGAAAATGCTGTAGTCAACAGGAAAGAATGAGACATCATTCATGAACTTAAGACGGAGAGCAGACAATACAGAGTCGTGAATAAGATACAGGACTCATTAGGCCGCTAAAAGTAAGAATAAGTAATTAAAGTCAACCTACCTTCAGAATACTTTGAAAGAATGTTCAGGAGAAGAGCTCCCTGACCAGCCTATCAACAACAATAAACTGATAAGTGCAATATAAAGCAAATAATCAAATCTCTTTTCAGCCTATCAACAACAATAcagagataaataaaatataagcaAATAATTACATCTCTTTAGAttagttaaataataaaaactttaaacaaaaaaaaaaattccaacttGTAGAAGTAGGAGACAAAAATGAAAACAAGCAAGTAAAGCAACAAAAGCTGAAGCTACTACAACCACATAATACCAAATCAAGACACAGCACCCTAAATCACAGAGGTAAAACTGAATATGGTGGATCATGCAAAGATCTCAACGACATACTCTAGATTCTGTGATTTCTCCATAGCTGGCATGTTCTTTGGCAACTGCAACCAGCGCAGAGCTGATGCGTGACTTGAGTTCAGGGAGTACTTTCTTAATATGTTGCACTAGGATCTGCAAACAAATTATGAAGCTAGTTTAGAGTAAGAGAATGGTGTCGGCAAAGGAACTAAAAAATCTAGAAAATAAGGCTGGTTCATGATTATGAAAATAAGTTATCAATGAAGGTCAtgcttataattaaatataaataatggaaTTGTTTTGTTAATATAAACTCCTGAAACAACAGCAGCGGCAGGCCATATATGCTACTAATAATTTAGTTGTTCCACAAGACTTAACAATGACTAGCAGCTGCCACGATCTTCTACCTGGTTCAACTTCTTTGCCAACTGAGGGACACCACAACGATCAGCTAGACCATTATATACCTGCATAAGAGCGATATAAAATACCATATGTGAgacttttcaaaatatttatgcaAAGACATTATCATAATTTCAGAAAATTATAGGTATAACCATACAGGACGGCTGCGGAAAAACTTTTCTTCAGCTACAAGTGCATCCTTAATACTCCTGTTAAGCAAAATATCCtgttttaaaaagtaaatttaagAACTCAATTCAAATCTTAACAACTTAACAGCTACTAATATAATAGCAACTTTGCAATTAATAAGTAGCAAGATACATTAATAAAATGTATGGGATTCAAAACCTCAGAGAGAAAGGAAGAAAGATCAGCAAAAGTCTtcctaacaataaaaaaaatcgaaCTCTTTTTTGTTCCGATTTCCAATGAAGATAAAGATTACCTCCTGACTGCGATTCACAACCCCTACATAACCAAGTTTTAGGGGTATCACTTTTCCCAGCAACAGATTCCTGGCATCAGTACCTCTGTCCATGATGTCCAACTGTCatcaaaaaggaaagaaaaaaagaaagtcaGAACCTTTATAGTTTCCAAACATTAAGAGCACATTACAATTTGAAAAGGAAATACGTGAAAACACACACCTTTGTGATTACTCCTATGGTTCTCAAACCTGCCAAAAGAAAAaggcaaaataataataataatgagatAGCTATCATCAAATATCCATCTACAGTTCTGTCATTTAAATCAACACTTACCATCAGGGTCAGCCATTCCAGCAACCTGAAGAGCATCTGAATTTGCCAAATCTGAATTCGCAGGTGTCACAGCTAAAATTAAACAGGTATCAATTTTGATATAAGACATAATCATTGTTCTGATTCGTGCTTCAATGTCAGTCGGCTGGTCACCAACAGGAACCTTTGTTATACCAGGCAGATCCACCAGTGTAATATCAAGAACATTCGGCGAAAATATTTTCAGGCGAATCTGTTTGTCTGATACACCTTTGTTTCCTCCTGCTTCCCTATCTGTCTCAGCCTGTACCCAAAAATTCATGTTCAtacatgaagaaaaaaaaaggtaagcCAACCATTGAGACACTTATATTATGATGACAATAAGATCACTAAACCGTTGTATAAATCAGAAAGTCACTCAGATAGAAATCAAAGACCAGGAATGCTGAAGTTGGTAGCACTGTAGTTTTACTTTGATAAAAGATGAGGGTTTGACTGATTGCTGAATCAAAGAAGTAAAAGTTTCATCTTTTTCCTcagctttttcttcttcctctccaAATTTACAAGCTAAGGAAGTTATTACTTATAAAATACTTCCAGTTTCAGGGTATTGATATCCCACAGTTACACTTCAACTTTATGGATAATCATTTCTATATAAGGAACATTTCAAAGTTTAATACCAAGGCCATCAACAGGCCATGCCAAAGCAAATTTTCAAAAGCAAATtacttgaaaaaataaatgaccaGCAGTTTGTTACAATAGGTGTTATTTGTtagaagctttttttttttaaggtaagCATATCGTTTTTAGTAGTGATTATTATTATAGACAAATATGGTcgtaaaattcaataaaaaatggtagatgagaaacaaagcaaatatataaataatatatatacatcaaaATTCTATAGAAgggcaccattttttgtaagCAGGTTTGAAAATTCAGTTACACGTATGtctgtttgttttttttcttcctcATTCGTAGAGACGCCCAGAAAAGTGACACCCTACTGCAGTTGcacttataaataaataaaaagcttAACTAGGCTATGGTTGTTCGACATATCAAACAAAACATTTATCAATGAATATGTAAATAAACTATGCAAATGAAACTCTACTTGAATATGTAATGAAGTACTAGTACAAATGTCAAATGCACATTAAGTAACTATCACGATGACATTATCTTTAATCCCCAAAGAACATGTTTTTCCATCAGAGAAACTCTGATAACATTTCTACACAAGAATAAACACtggttcaagaaaaaaaaaaaacgattcCAAACCTGAATTTCCCTCCGAATTTCAGAGAAATCGTGAAAACGTCTCCCAGGCAAGTGAAGGAACTCCCCATACTCGTCATCGGTTCCATCAGCATTCTTCTTTGTCTGCAGAAGCTGAAGCACGAGAGGTCGGCGCGTACATATATCAGACCCCCTGGGAAGAAAGTCCCGGCCAACAAGAGCCTCGAGAACGCTCGACTTTCCACTACTTTGGCTTCCGACAACAGCAACCTGGGGGAGCTGGATGCTGGATTGGCTCCCAAGCTGAGCGAAGATATCCTGAAGCTTGTTCACTATAGGGATCACGGAGTTTCCTAAAGGCGACGACGACGGCTGATGCGATGTCGCGGCTTCGTCCGCCATGGATGGATCACAGAGAAGCTCCTTAGGGTTTTTGAATCGTAGGGAGAAAAACTAGGAGAGATAGAGAAGAGATGAGTTTTGGGGTTCAATTGATCGAATGAGATGACGGACTTGGGTGCGCAGAATGGTTAAAGTACGAACCGGAGCtgaggaaaaaagaaaaagcttatttgcacccaaaaaaaaaaatttatttcaatacatattttttaaataaatgaattttttttttttttttttgaaagcaaaATACTTTATTCAGCAAACAAAAGAACTACAAATGGCCAGGCTTCTCTACATTTTAAAAGGCAGCAGCAAGAGGGTAACACCTCTGACCAAAAAGAATTACATCTTTGAGTAATAACCCACTTAGTTAAAGAGTGAGCAACCTTATTATAATCTCTATTAACAAACTTTATACCAACACACACATCTAAAAGGTTAGTAGAGAAAATTTCCAACAAAGGCACCCCCAATCTGCCCAAGGAACTCTGTCTGACGGCAACTGATTAATAGCAGTTTGGCTATCAGAGTTAACAAAAAAAAGGTCTAGAATTCATTCGCTGAACTAGATTCAATCCTAATCTGATAGCCAAACACTCAGCCAACATAACTGAAACACAGCCGGTCTAAAAGCAAGCTTTAGCAGCTATCAAACGACCTGTATCATTCTTGATAACAGCAGCCATTCCACTTCCCTTTTGATCGTTACACAGCACAGCATCACAGTTCAACAAATAGGTGCCAGTCGCCATCTTCTAATCCTTTTATCTTTCTTCACTGCTCTACTCTCATTAGACTTTTCCAGAGCATGGTCAATGTAATCAAGAGCCCACGGAGTCCAGCTCTTCAAAGGAGTAattttattttggaaaattcgATTATTCCTTTGATTCCAAACCAGccaactcaaacccaaaaaGGATTCAAACTCCTGTTTAGTGCATTTTTCTCTCATGAACATTAGAAAGTCCAGCAGATCCGTCATCAAACCAAGGCCTTCAGGAAAGAGGTGTGAGAACCCTACTGCTTTCCACACAGTTTTCAACCGAGGGCAGTTCCATAAGGCGTGACCAATAGTCTCAACTTGGCTccaactgttggaatttattttaccaggatcttagatctactcacaagtatgttgtttaacatcctaaatatgaacttctaaaacgataataaacacatataaagtttaagaaaccttacattggttgcagcaaaatactatgtctccttccactcagatctctaacccttgtatcctttctgtcgcagagtatcaccaagatctgagtctgaatgtccttctctttgatttggattcttcacgatcttccagactatgattgaggtaccacttgttgtgtgtgggcactactctatcactcaaggtatttcgaaatttggaagaagaaaagagagaatgaGAGGGTCGGCTATCGAGAGAAAGTGgatggctcaattttctgaaaggCAATCTTTTGAATTACTGAATAACTCTTTTTTTGGTGTGAgtcatcactttttatttataggcaaccactaggtttaggttagtaattatttggcattaaaataatgaaaatattaattggaaaaactctcttcaagtggtcggccatggtgttaatgggccccacttggaattttgtagttttaagaattttaatttctattttctcaaaaacgccaatttttcaattctaaccatttaaatgtcaaaactaattatttataactaaaatagattattaaataatattgtcatttaacataattattaattagacatatagagtctcttaattaataaataaacctagaatctcttttctttacaatttcgcccttacttagtgaaaattcacaaactagacatagtctaattctagaattataattgataaatcataaatcaattattgagtcttacaagcagtatggtctcaactagaatgtggaccatggacctatattactgagcttccaataagctgaaccgaatttaccaagtaaattccctaacttattaattccttgttgaatccactcttagaacttggaattgcactctcatatatatagagcg
Encoded here:
- the LOC115709594 gene encoding dynamin-related protein 3A isoform X2, with the translated sequence MADEAATSHQPSSSPLGNSVIPIVNKLQDIFAQLGSQSSIQLPQVAVVGSQSSGKSSVLEALVGRDFLPRGSDICTRRPLVLQLLQTKKNADGTDDEYGEFLHLPGRRFHDFSEIRREIQAETDREAGGNKGVSDKQIRLKIFSPNVLDITLVDLPGITKVPVGDQPTDIEARIRTMIMSYIKIDTCLILAVTPANSDLANSDALQVAGMADPDGLRTIGVITKLDIMDRGTDARNLLLGKVIPLKLGYVGVVNRSQEDILLNRSIKDALVAEEKFFRSRPVYNGLADRCGVPQLAKKLNQILVQHIKKVLPELKSRISSALVAVAKEHASYGEITESRAGQGALLLNILSKYSEAFSSMVEGKNEEMSTSELSGGARIHYIFQSIFVRSLEEVDPCEDLTDDDIRTAIQNATGPKSALFVPEVPFEVLIRRQIARLLDPSLQCARFIFDELMKISHRCLVNELQRFPILRKHMDEVIGNFLREGLEPSESMIGHIIEMEMDYINTSHPNFIGGSKAVEVASQQVKSSRVTLPVGRPKDGVEPDKAPASERTLKSRAILARQANGIVSDQGVRPAPDSEKVAAGNASSSTWGISSIFGGGESRSALVRENTTNKPFNEPIHNIEQAVSMIHLREPPTVLRPSETHSEQESIEITVTKLLLRSYYDIVRKNVEDFVPKAIMHFLVNHTKRELHNVFIRKLYRENLFEEMLREPDEVASKRKRTRDTLRALQQAFRTLDELPLEAETVEKGYSLGGGDTTGLPRSALPTSSMFSAASSSNDSYTASPKHTKSRKSSHSGELHSPFYGVADSNGGGHSTMQA
- the LOC115709594 gene encoding dynamin-related protein 3A isoform X1, which produces MADEAATSHQPSSSPLGNSVIPIVNKLQDIFAQLGSQSSIQLPQVAVVGSQSSGKSSVLEALVGRDFLPRGSDICTRRPLVLQLLQTKKNADGTDDEYGEFLHLPGRRFHDFSEIRREIQAETDREAGGNKGVSDKQIRLKIFSPNVLDITLVDLPGITKVPVGDQPTDIEARIRTMIMSYIKIDTCLILAVTPANSDLANSDALQVAGMADPDGLRTIGVITKLDIMDRGTDARNLLLGKVIPLKLGYVGVVNRSQEDILLNRSIKDALVAEEKFFRSRPVYNGLADRCGVPQLAKKLNQILVQHIKKVLPELKSRISSALVAVAKEHASYGEITESRAGQGALLLNILSKYSEAFSSMVEGKNEEMSTSELSGGARIHYIFQSIFVRSLEEVDPCEDLTDDDIRTAIQNATGPKSALFVPEVPFEVLIRRQIARLLDPSLQCARFIFDELMKISHRCLVNELQRFPILRKHMDEVIGNFLREGLEPSESMIGHIIEMEMDYINTSHPNFIGGSKAVEVASQQVKSSRVTLPVGRPKDGVEPDKAPASERTLKSRAILARQANGIVSDQGVRPAPDSEKVAAGNASSSTWGISSIFGGGESRSALVRENTTNKPFNEPIHNIEQAVSMIHLREPPTVLRPSETHSEQESIEITVTKLLLRSYYDIVRKNVEDFVPKAIMHFLVNHTKRELHNVFIRKLYRENLFEEMLREPDEVASKRKRTRDTLRALQQAFRTLDELPLEAETVEKGYSLGGGDTTGLPRSALPTSSMFSAASSSNDSYTASPKHTKSRKSSHSGELHSPFYGVADSNGGGHSTMQGLYPTVEP